A window of Christiangramia forsetii KT0803 contains these coding sequences:
- a CDS encoding sulfatase family protein gives MQKSSNLKKYNFLFLLILSFLLGSCSEKKNKNTNDKESEAKRPNIVFIMTDDHAAQAISAYGHPVSQKAPTPNIDRIANNGAKFLNNFCTNSICGPSRAVILTGKFSHINGFRMNGETFDGSQPTLPKYLKKAGYQTAIVGKWHLHGKPQGFDYWNILKDQGNYYNPEFIHKNDTSIVNGYATDIITDMGIEYLEKKRKKDEPFFLMVHHKAPHRNWMPPLRHINTYDSITFTLPDTYFSKHENQVAAQEQLQTIYEDMYEGHDLKMTISKGSDSLRHNPWKTDFNRMSKEQRIAWNDAYRPKNDAFHDANLTGKDLAEWKGQRYLRDYMGTVAAVDEGVGKILDYLEEQGLTENTIIVYTTDQGFYLGEKGMFDKRFMYEESLAMPLLIQYPKGIKKGTTIDALTQNLDFAPTFLDFAGAEIPESMQGKSLRPLLSGNNPDGNFRDAVYYHYYDFPAFHMVKRHYGVRTERYKLIHFYDDIDTWELYDLKEDPKEEINLYGSVEYEEIQKNLHEKLKSLQKKYEVTEEEFKTTPKEKVEQVYRNFARLAGEDPETYPQEKNLSLN, from the coding sequence ATGCAGAAATCTTCCAATTTGAAAAAGTATAATTTTCTTTTCCTTCTAATTTTGTCTTTTCTGCTCGGCAGTTGTAGCGAGAAAAAAAATAAGAACACCAACGATAAAGAGTCTGAAGCCAAAAGACCAAATATTGTTTTTATTATGACCGACGATCATGCTGCTCAGGCAATAAGTGCATATGGCCATCCTGTTAGCCAAAAAGCTCCCACTCCAAATATTGACAGGATTGCAAATAATGGTGCCAAATTTTTAAATAATTTTTGTACTAATTCTATTTGCGGACCCAGCAGGGCAGTAATACTTACAGGTAAGTTTAGCCACATTAATGGTTTTAGAATGAATGGTGAAACCTTTGACGGTTCTCAACCAACTTTGCCTAAGTATTTAAAAAAAGCAGGCTATCAAACTGCAATTGTAGGGAAATGGCATTTGCATGGAAAGCCACAGGGTTTTGATTATTGGAATATTCTTAAGGATCAGGGAAATTATTACAACCCTGAATTTATTCATAAAAACGATACTTCTATCGTTAATGGATATGCTACAGATATAATAACCGATATGGGAATAGAATATTTGGAGAAAAAGAGAAAAAAGGATGAACCCTTTTTCTTAATGGTTCACCATAAGGCACCGCACCGTAATTGGATGCCTCCTTTGAGACATATCAACACTTATGATTCCATTACATTTACGTTGCCAGATACTTATTTCTCTAAACATGAAAACCAGGTTGCTGCACAAGAACAACTTCAAACTATTTATGAAGATATGTATGAAGGTCATGATCTAAAAATGACCATTTCTAAAGGGAGTGACTCTCTTAGACATAATCCCTGGAAAACAGATTTTAACAGGATGAGCAAGGAACAACGTATCGCGTGGAATGATGCTTATAGACCGAAAAATGACGCCTTTCATGATGCTAACTTAACCGGTAAAGACCTGGCCGAATGGAAGGGTCAACGCTATTTGAGAGACTACATGGGTACAGTTGCTGCCGTTGATGAAGGTGTAGGAAAAATTCTTGATTACCTGGAAGAACAGGGACTTACCGAAAATACAATTATCGTTTATACTACAGACCAGGGATTTTATCTGGGAGAAAAAGGAATGTTTGACAAACGTTTTATGTACGAAGAATCTCTAGCCATGCCTTTATTAATCCAATATCCTAAAGGCATCAAAAAAGGAACTACTATAGATGCCTTAACTCAAAACCTCGATTTTGCACCTACTTTTTTAGATTTTGCCGGTGCTGAGATTCCAGAATCTATGCAGGGAAAATCACTTCGACCTTTATTAAGCGGAAATAATCCAGACGGGAACTTTAGAGATGCTGTGTATTACCACTATTATGATTTCCCGGCCTTCCACATGGTAAAGCGTCATTATGGTGTAAGAACAGAGCGTTATAAATTGATCCATTTCTATGATGATATCGATACCTGGGAATTATATGACTTGAAAGAAGATCCTAAAGAAGAGATTAATCTATATGGTAGTGTGGAGTACGAAGAAATTCAGAAAAATCTTCATGAAAAATTAAAATCTCTTCAGAAAAAATATGAGGTTACAGAAGAAGAATTTAAAACTACCCCAAAGGAAAAGGTAGAACAGGTATATAGAAATTTTGCCCGTCTGGCTGGAGAAGATCCAGAGACGTATCCACAAGAGAAAAACCTAAGTTTGAATTAG
- a CDS encoding helix-turn-helix and ligand-binding sensor domain-containing protein, translated as MKKNILKYLILLVLTINSTYSQELVPPIQNYSPAEYPGASQNWDIALDEKGVVYTANNRGLLVFDGLSWELFPLQSQSIIRSVYPHEGRIYTGSYKEFGYWETQVDGKMVYNSLSPLMSDFDMQSDEFWEIIAYKKAIFFRSFGAVYKYEDNKVSKVHDIVSTSLGVFQDKLIMAPRKDGLVYFDANEEIVALEGNQGILNEVNIVDIEAKGDTLFIGGKESLYTYYDGKFSLFWDNRLNDLLEKSELNHVISVSDKEIVLGTIKNGIINYNIDTGEFQVFNRTSGLQNNTVLGMSYDRGRLWLALDKGVDMMNLKAPIIFYTDNTGELGAVYDIQKYQEKYYLASNTGIYSFFDGTLKLIDNAEDHTWNLEVIDDVLYANHNTGIYKIVDSKFISIESRTGSFSIEKVNEEANKLLISSYTGISLYDKKDNEIRELGAINFPVKNIILDGESIIWAAHPYEGIYKVFHDNFKDLEVKKIQALGGKANFNPKLYELNKQIVIYVNDKWFKYNPFQDDFENFNELNVFGNSQLIFEENADYVFANSENGSIIITDLKDNKIVISSERLNNRLVRSNENFIKENDSIFYITLNDGFARLNLNRLKAEDANQWISTPYLKEFSDELQRYPLSESPVIPYKTSRSITLKAGLPVSEATGLKYSLQGEEVLNGSFKDGVLNFRNLKHGDYELELNAAGSNKENASTKKFFFSIAPPWYFSVWMKTVYVLLFISTIIFIYWLNKKKLRKHQLELEDKFEKEHSERLNRIEKERLMNEIDLKRKELANTTMMAAKKNEVLMEIQGELNKDKSKFSNQFRLKHIMNKINNAVKNKDEWKVFETNFNEVHEDFFKDVLERFPKLTSKDLKLCSYLKMNLSSKEIAPLMGISVRGVEVHRYRLRKKMDLESDVNLTKFLIKNF; from the coding sequence ATGAAAAAAAATATTCTTAAATACCTGATATTATTAGTATTGACAATAAATAGCACTTATTCTCAGGAACTGGTACCACCCATACAAAATTATTCTCCTGCTGAATATCCTGGCGCCAGTCAAAATTGGGATATCGCACTGGATGAAAAAGGTGTTGTCTATACTGCCAACAACCGGGGCTTGCTGGTTTTTGATGGTTTAAGCTGGGAATTATTCCCCTTGCAAAGTCAATCAATAATAAGATCTGTCTATCCTCATGAGGGCAGGATTTACACGGGTTCTTACAAGGAGTTTGGTTATTGGGAAACTCAGGTAGATGGTAAAATGGTTTATAACTCTCTTTCTCCCTTAATGTCTGATTTCGATATGCAGAGTGATGAATTCTGGGAAATAATCGCTTATAAAAAGGCAATATTTTTTCGGTCTTTCGGGGCGGTTTATAAGTATGAAGATAATAAGGTGTCTAAGGTTCATGATATTGTATCTACTTCTTTAGGAGTTTTTCAGGATAAATTAATAATGGCTCCAAGAAAAGATGGGTTGGTATATTTTGATGCTAATGAGGAGATTGTGGCTTTAGAAGGTAACCAGGGTATTCTAAACGAAGTCAATATTGTAGATATTGAAGCTAAAGGAGATACTTTGTTTATTGGAGGAAAGGAATCTCTTTACACTTATTATGATGGAAAATTTTCACTTTTTTGGGACAATAGGCTTAATGACCTATTGGAAAAATCAGAATTGAATCATGTAATTTCAGTTTCAGATAAAGAGATCGTTTTAGGTACTATAAAAAATGGGATAATTAATTATAATATAGATACCGGAGAATTTCAGGTTTTTAATAGAACATCCGGCTTACAGAATAATACAGTTTTGGGGATGAGTTATGATCGGGGGCGATTATGGTTAGCATTAGATAAAGGTGTTGATATGATGAACCTGAAAGCACCTATAATTTTTTATACGGATAATACCGGTGAATTAGGGGCAGTTTATGATATACAGAAATATCAGGAGAAATACTACCTGGCTAGTAATACTGGTATTTACAGCTTTTTTGATGGCACATTAAAATTAATAGATAATGCTGAAGATCATACCTGGAATCTGGAAGTTATAGACGATGTTTTATATGCGAATCATAACACAGGTATCTATAAAATTGTAGACAGTAAATTTATCTCCATAGAATCCAGAACTGGTAGTTTTAGTATTGAGAAAGTAAATGAGGAGGCTAATAAATTATTGATTTCAAGCTATACGGGAATTAGTTTGTATGATAAAAAGGATAATGAAATCAGGGAGTTAGGTGCTATTAATTTTCCGGTAAAGAATATTATTCTAGATGGGGAATCAATTATATGGGCGGCTCATCCTTATGAAGGTATTTATAAGGTTTTTCATGACAATTTCAAGGATTTGGAAGTGAAAAAAATACAGGCGCTAGGTGGAAAAGCAAATTTTAATCCTAAGCTCTATGAGTTGAATAAGCAGATTGTCATTTATGTGAATGACAAGTGGTTTAAATACAATCCTTTTCAGGATGATTTTGAAAATTTTAATGAGCTGAATGTTTTCGGTAATTCACAACTAATTTTTGAAGAAAATGCCGATTATGTTTTCGCTAATTCTGAGAACGGATCTATTATCATTACAGATTTAAAAGACAATAAAATTGTTATTTCATCAGAAAGATTGAATAACAGGCTTGTAAGGTCTAATGAGAATTTTATCAAAGAAAATGATTCCATTTTTTATATAACTCTAAACGATGGATTTGCCAGGTTGAATCTTAACCGATTAAAAGCTGAAGATGCGAATCAATGGATAAGCACTCCTTATCTAAAGGAATTTTCAGATGAATTGCAACGCTATCCACTTTCTGAATCACCGGTTATTCCTTATAAAACTTCAAGGAGCATTACGTTAAAGGCGGGGTTACCTGTTTCTGAAGCTACCGGGTTAAAATATAGCCTGCAAGGAGAGGAAGTTTTAAATGGTTCATTCAAAGATGGAGTATTAAATTTTAGAAATCTAAAGCATGGTGATTATGAATTAGAATTAAACGCAGCTGGGAGTAATAAAGAGAATGCTTCAACAAAAAAATTCTTTTTTAGTATTGCTCCACCATGGTATTTTTCTGTCTGGATGAAAACTGTCTATGTTTTATTATTTATAAGTACTATCATTTTTATTTACTGGCTGAATAAAAAAAAGCTTAGAAAGCATCAGTTGGAACTTGAAGACAAATTTGAAAAGGAGCATTCCGAAAGGTTAAATAGAATAGAGAAGGAGCGCCTAATGAATGAAATTGACCTGAAAAGGAAAGAATTGGCCAATACAACAATGATGGCTGCAAAAAAGAACGAAGTTCTCATGGAGATCCAGGGTGAGCTAAATAAGGATAAAAGTAAGTTTTCAAATCAGTTTCGATTAAAGCATATAATGAACAAAATTAATAATGCGGTAAAGAATAAGGATGAGTGGAAAGTATTTGAAACTAACTTCAATGAGGTTCATGAAGACTTTTTTAAGGATGTTTTGGAGAGATTTCCAAAACTTACGAGTAAAGATCTAAAGCTTTGTTCCTATCTTAAAATGAATCTGAGTTCAAAAGAAATAGCTCCGTTAATGGGAATTTCAGTTCGGGGAGTGGAAGTTCACCGATATAGATTACGAAAAAAGATGGACTTGGAAAGTGATGTGAATTTGACAAAATTTCTTATAAAAAATTTTTAA
- a CDS encoding SusC/RagA family TonB-linked outer membrane protein: protein MKVKLFFACAIFLVFSGLSYAQQTKTISGTITGADQVPLPGAEVKVDGKEIFDVTDFDGNFTLENVEVGDVFRVTFLGFSPQNVEITSSSNYSVILEEDAGQLDEVLVVGYGSQSRSDITGAIASVKSEDIVKQPALTATQAVQGKVAGVNIIANDAPGSTPTVLVRGLGTAEGGRDPFYVVDGQPVQDIKNISPNDIESIEFLKGASYANIYGIRAANGVILITTKRGKGKPTFSFDTYYGIRTVLNQVEMASASQYIEYFNEESAASGGFQLQQNQPFETDWYDELLQNGTITNNSFSVSGSGENIDYFLSYNYYDEEGILEESNYSRGTIRNNNTYHLFDDRFRIIQNLNISYTDESPKPFGSFSNAYRQSPLVPVFYPNGRYGQSYVNQTTGIVNYIGEEGESVGRLNSHGNPVADVFFADDEINTTTLQGQITAELDLTDYLTLTTRFGATQFYYKRYSYNPTRERWLNADPRRTLEQFQQGRIDEDGDGSISTEFANNSYEVRDENFFRWNLEGFLTFEKSFGNHNIDATVGVSRENFGGREFLEAQAFDVFEERRLREISRRTANFFDNTVTQEFSQSTNLQSYFARMEYNFDKKYYLRAVVRRDGSSNFITGDNYFATFPAFSVGWTVTNEEFLKNNDVLNYFKLFAGWGEIGNANVPINIQQVNSGEGSRNTNYVFGPSQSLILGAAFGSPVETLEWETTEEWEVGFDYSLFDRRLSGTIDYYQRTNTNAIIEVTPLLNSAAEGNFLAQAAEVVNEGFEFLVNWSDDINDDFSYNIGVNLSTNENTVQNVREAFDGQIGGSLGNGQITKRLKEGEPLFAWWMYEADGVWQTQQEIDNNASVGNAAPGHLRYVDQNDDGVIDDRDKKYFGSYIPTLNYGVSLGASYKKFDFSVDGYGVGGNKVYNGLKNTRLGGENISEEVFNNRWTGPGSTNSAPGADRDALASSYYLEDGDFFRINNMTVGYTLKDMSIVNSARIYFTLQNPFMFTDYSGFTPELNQNGNPKQTTGIELSAYPTTRSFIIGANFQL from the coding sequence ATGAAAGTAAAACTATTCTTCGCCTGTGCGATTTTTCTAGTATTCTCTGGGCTATCGTATGCGCAACAAACCAAAACCATTAGCGGTACAATAACAGGTGCCGATCAGGTTCCATTACCGGGAGCAGAAGTTAAAGTTGACGGTAAGGAGATTTTTGATGTAACCGATTTTGACGGAAATTTCACACTGGAAAATGTTGAAGTTGGAGATGTCTTTAGAGTAACATTCCTGGGGTTCTCTCCGCAGAATGTAGAAATTACCAGTAGTTCAAATTATTCAGTAATTCTGGAGGAGGATGCTGGTCAATTAGATGAAGTGTTGGTTGTAGGATATGGTAGCCAGAGTAGATCTGATATTACAGGGGCTATAGCTTCGGTAAAATCAGAGGATATTGTAAAGCAACCGGCATTAACTGCAACTCAGGCAGTTCAGGGAAAAGTAGCGGGTGTTAATATTATTGCCAATGATGCTCCCGGTTCCACTCCAACTGTCCTGGTTAGAGGGCTTGGTACTGCAGAAGGTGGTAGAGATCCTTTTTATGTAGTAGATGGTCAGCCGGTTCAGGATATTAAAAATATTAGTCCTAATGATATCGAATCTATTGAGTTTCTTAAAGGTGCTTCTTATGCAAATATATATGGTATCAGGGCTGCAAACGGAGTTATCCTAATTACCACTAAAAGAGGTAAGGGAAAGCCAACATTTAGTTTTGATACCTATTATGGTATACGCACGGTTTTGAATCAGGTCGAAATGGCTAGTGCTTCTCAGTATATAGAGTATTTTAACGAAGAGAGTGCAGCTTCAGGAGGTTTTCAGCTTCAGCAAAATCAACCTTTTGAAACAGACTGGTATGATGAATTGCTTCAAAACGGAACAATTACCAATAATAGTTTCTCTGTTTCAGGTTCTGGAGAAAACATAGATTACTTTCTTAGTTATAATTATTACGACGAAGAAGGAATTTTAGAGGAAAGTAACTATAGCAGGGGTACTATTAGAAATAATAATACTTATCATTTGTTTGATGACAGATTTCGAATTATTCAAAATCTAAATATTAGTTATACCGACGAATCGCCTAAGCCATTTGGTTCATTTAGTAATGCATACAGGCAGTCACCTCTTGTACCTGTTTTCTATCCTAATGGGAGATATGGACAATCTTATGTTAATCAAACTACAGGAATTGTAAATTATATTGGTGAAGAAGGGGAGTCTGTTGGTAGATTAAACTCTCATGGTAACCCCGTAGCAGATGTTTTCTTTGCAGATGATGAGATTAATACCACTACTTTACAAGGGCAAATCACTGCGGAACTTGATCTTACAGATTATTTGACGCTAACTACAAGATTTGGTGCAACTCAATTTTACTATAAAAGGTATTCCTATAACCCAACCAGAGAACGTTGGTTGAATGCTGATCCAAGAAGAACCCTGGAGCAGTTTCAACAGGGAAGAATTGATGAAGACGGGGATGGTTCTATATCCACGGAATTCGCCAACAACTCTTATGAAGTTCGTGATGAAAACTTCTTCAGATGGAATTTAGAAGGTTTTCTAACCTTTGAAAAATCATTTGGTAATCATAATATAGATGCAACTGTAGGTGTGAGTCGCGAGAATTTCGGAGGAAGGGAATTTTTGGAAGCTCAGGCCTTTGATGTTTTTGAAGAGAGACGTCTTCGAGAAATTAGCAGAAGAACTGCCAACTTTTTTGACAATACGGTTACACAGGAATTTAGTCAATCTACAAACCTGCAATCATACTTTGCCAGAATGGAATATAATTTTGACAAGAAGTATTATTTAAGAGCAGTGGTTAGACGAGACGGTTCCAGTAACTTTATTACAGGAGATAACTACTTTGCGACGTTCCCGGCATTTAGTGTTGGTTGGACGGTTACCAATGAAGAATTCTTGAAGAATAATGATGTATTAAACTATTTTAAACTCTTTGCAGGATGGGGAGAGATAGGAAATGCAAATGTTCCTATTAATATTCAACAGGTGAATTCTGGGGAAGGTAGTAGAAATACAAATTATGTGTTTGGTCCATCTCAATCATTGATATTAGGTGCCGCTTTTGGTAGTCCGGTAGAAACTCTAGAATGGGAAACCACAGAAGAATGGGAAGTTGGATTTGACTATAGTTTATTTGATAGAAGATTATCAGGTACTATAGATTATTACCAAAGAACGAATACAAATGCGATTATTGAAGTTACTCCATTATTGAACTCCGCGGCAGAAGGTAACTTCCTTGCACAGGCAGCTGAAGTTGTAAACGAAGGGTTTGAATTTCTTGTTAATTGGAGTGATGATATCAATGATGATTTCAGTTATAATATTGGGGTAAACCTTTCTACCAATGAGAATACAGTTCAAAATGTTCGTGAAGCTTTTGACGGTCAAATTGGGGGTAGTTTAGGAAATGGTCAAATTACTAAAAGATTGAAAGAAGGAGAGCCACTATTTGCCTGGTGGATGTATGAGGCAGATGGTGTATGGCAAACTCAGCAGGAGATTGATAATAATGCTTCAGTAGGTAATGCCGCTCCAGGACATTTACGATATGTAGATCAAAATGATGATGGAGTTATTGACGATCGGGATAAGAAATACTTCGGCTCTTATATACCTACTCTTAATTATGGGGTAAGCCTTGGTGCTAGCTACAAAAAATTTGATTTCAGTGTTGATGGTTATGGTGTAGGAGGTAATAAAGTGTATAATGGACTTAAAAATACCAGATTAGGCGGTGAGAATATTTCCGAAGAAGTTTTTAATAACCGATGGACAGGGCCCGGTTCAACTAACTCCGCTCCTGGAGCTGATAGGGACGCCCTCGCTTCTTCTTATTATCTGGAAGATGGGGACTTTTTTAGAATCAATAATATGACAGTTGGATATACTTTAAAAGATATGTCTATTGTTAATAGTGCAAGAATCTATTTCACTTTGCAGAATCCTTTTATGTTCACTGATTATTCTGGTTTTACTCCTGAATTAAATCAGAACGGGAATCCAAAGCAAACAACTGGTATTGAGTTATCAGCTTATCCAACAACTCGTTCCTTTATTATAGGCGCGAACTTTCAATTGTAA
- a CDS encoding RagB/SusD family nutrient uptake outer membrane protein, protein MRLKNLIHLLLFSLIIVSCDEEFVEDVEIVDPTAEERGEFNVPVDFVNGIYGRHTDFAYAFSYLGITEIISDNADKGSAPTDTGADKNLLDGLTHTTSVPSVRAMWTQWYKTIGRATLSIEFTEEFYTENPDSDNLEDRLIGEAKFLRALNYFWLVRSFGPIPLQHVSLVERAPVEEVYAYIEQDLTDAIQLLPAKGEYAASDLGRATSGAAQALLSKVHLYQEDWQAAADAANSVITSGTYELEDDYATIWRESTENGRESIFELQGRGEIPAHGIQQYSSTQGARGPSGWGWGFNTPTEDLVNAFDSEEDEIRKNATIVFAGETLWDGREVDPAVENPRYNEKAYSSDNAGEGDGDKNIRVLRYAEVLLIYAEALNELGQTAQAEDFLNMVRERVDIAPKTGLSQEALRQAIWKERRLELAMEHDRWFDLIRTGEAAEVMQEHGKPFQTGKHELFPIPNDQLIQTPEMEQNPGW, encoded by the coding sequence ATGAGACTAAAAAATTTAATTCATTTACTCCTGTTTTCGCTTATCATCGTTTCTTGTGATGAAGAGTTTGTAGAGGATGTGGAGATTGTTGATCCTACTGCGGAAGAAAGAGGAGAATTCAATGTACCTGTAGATTTTGTGAACGGAATATACGGTAGACATACCGATTTTGCCTATGCATTTTCTTATTTGGGGATTACCGAAATCATCTCGGATAATGCTGATAAAGGAAGTGCGCCAACAGATACGGGTGCAGATAAAAATCTATTAGATGGTTTAACACATACCACATCGGTTCCATCAGTTAGAGCTATGTGGACGCAATGGTATAAAACGATTGGCAGAGCAACGCTTTCCATCGAATTTACTGAGGAATTCTATACAGAAAATCCTGATTCAGATAATTTAGAGGATAGACTAATAGGTGAAGCCAAATTTTTAAGGGCGTTAAATTATTTCTGGTTGGTAAGATCTTTTGGGCCAATACCTTTACAACATGTAAGTTTGGTTGAAAGAGCTCCTGTTGAAGAAGTATACGCCTATATAGAACAGGATCTTACCGATGCTATTCAGCTTTTACCTGCTAAAGGAGAGTATGCAGCATCAGATCTTGGAAGAGCTACAAGCGGAGCTGCGCAGGCACTGTTATCTAAAGTTCATTTATATCAGGAAGATTGGCAAGCAGCTGCAGATGCAGCAAATAGTGTAATTACTTCTGGAACATATGAGTTGGAGGATGATTATGCTACCATTTGGAGGGAATCTACAGAAAACGGTAGGGAATCTATTTTCGAATTACAGGGGAGAGGAGAAATTCCTGCTCACGGAATTCAGCAATATTCTTCAACCCAAGGTGCTCGTGGACCTAGTGGTTGGGGTTGGGGATTCAATACTCCAACTGAAGATCTTGTAAATGCTTTTGATTCAGAAGAAGATGAAATAAGAAAGAATGCAACAATTGTTTTTGCAGGTGAAACTTTGTGGGATGGAAGAGAAGTAGATCCAGCTGTTGAGAATCCAAGGTATAACGAGAAAGCATACTCTAGTGATAATGCCGGTGAAGGAGATGGCGATAAGAATATTAGAGTTCTTAGATATGCAGAAGTGCTGCTGATCTATGCTGAAGCTTTAAATGAATTGGGTCAGACTGCGCAAGCTGAAGATTTCCTAAATATGGTTAGAGAGCGAGTAGATATAGCACCTAAAACAGGACTCAGCCAGGAAGCTCTAAGACAGGCAATTTGGAAAGAGCGTCGTCTAGAACTTGCTATGGAACATGATCGTTGGTTCGATCTTATAAGAACAGGCGAGGCAGCTGAGGTAATGCAGGAGCATGGTAAACCATTTCAAACTGGTAAGCATGAGTTATTCCCGATACCTAACGATCAATTGATTCAAACTCCAGAAATGGAGCAGAATCCAGGATGGTAA
- a CDS encoding glucoamylase family protein, translated as MIQQFRTLSLLFFVLAIIGCSSDSGTNEVPEEPVTEKPEEKEEEEEEIVSLSDSELLELVQEQTFKYFWDFAESNSGMARERSQDDAYGGQGADIVTTGGTGFGLASFPTAVERGWISRGDALARLDKILDFLETVPTYHGAYSHWYLGSTANTRPFSDLDDGGDLVETAFLIQGLLICREYFQDEDIDSRITKIFENVEWDWYTQGEDVIYWHWSPNNQFAINLPIKGWNEALIVYVLAASSTTYPITKDVYTQGWASNGNMVNNRSHYGINMPLGPSYGGPLFFSHYSFIGLDPRNLQDQYANYWQQNEAHSLINYNYCVDNPKNFEGYGPDSWGLTASDSRTGYAAHSPTNDLGVITPTAALSSFPYTPEESMAAMRYFYEEQGDILWGDLGFYDAFSEEYNWVADGYLAIDQGPIVAMIENYRTQLPWNLFMANPEIKTGLDKLGFSY; from the coding sequence ATGATACAACAATTCAGGACATTAAGTTTACTATTTTTTGTTTTAGCTATAATAGGTTGCAGTAGTGATTCGGGTACCAATGAGGTGCCCGAGGAACCTGTTACAGAAAAACCTGAAGAAAAGGAGGAAGAGGAAGAAGAGATTGTTTCTCTTTCAGATTCTGAACTATTGGAGCTGGTACAGGAACAAACCTTTAAATATTTCTGGGATTTTGCAGAATCAAATAGCGGAATGGCTAGAGAGCGATCGCAGGATGATGCTTATGGAGGTCAGGGAGCAGATATTGTAACCACTGGAGGAACAGGCTTTGGTCTTGCTTCATTTCCTACTGCGGTAGAAAGAGGCTGGATAAGTCGTGGTGATGCTTTAGCGAGATTAGATAAAATTCTGGACTTCCTGGAAACCGTACCTACCTATCATGGAGCCTATTCACATTGGTACCTTGGAAGCACGGCAAATACCCGTCCTTTTAGCGATCTTGATGATGGAGGTGATCTTGTGGAAACTGCATTTCTTATTCAGGGATTACTTATATGTCGTGAATATTTTCAAGATGAAGACATAGATTCCAGGATTACTAAAATATTTGAAAATGTAGAATGGGATTGGTATACACAGGGGGAAGATGTAATTTACTGGCATTGGTCACCAAATAATCAATTCGCTATAAATTTGCCAATTAAAGGTTGGAATGAGGCTTTAATAGTATATGTACTTGCAGCTTCATCTACTACGTACCCGATTACTAAAGATGTTTACACCCAGGGGTGGGCATCTAATGGAAATATGGTAAACAACCGGTCACATTATGGAATAAATATGCCTTTGGGACCTTCTTATGGCGGCCCATTGTTTTTCAGTCATTATTCTTTTATAGGTCTTGATCCAAGAAATCTTCAGGATCAATATGCTAATTATTGGCAGCAAAACGAGGCTCATAGTTTGATTAATTATAATTACTGTGTAGATAATCCTAAGAATTTTGAAGGATATGGACCAGATTCCTGGGGCCTAACGGCATCAGATAGCAGAACAGGATATGCGGCTCATAGCCCTACCAATGATCTTGGAGTCATAACTCCTACTGCCGCATTATCCTCTTTTCCATATACTCCGGAAGAGTCTATGGCTGCGATGAGATATTTTTATGAAGAGCAAGGTGATATTCTGTGGGGAGACCTCGGATTTTATGATGCTTTTTCTGAAGAATACAACTGGGTTGCCGATGGTTACCTGGCAATAGATCAGGGACCAATTGTGGCTATGATAGAAAATTATCGAACTCAATTGCCATGGAATTTATTTATGGCCAATCCTGAAATAAAAACCGGATTAGACAAATTAGGGTTTTCCTATTAG